The following proteins come from a genomic window of Verrucomicrobiota bacterium JB022:
- a CDS encoding NAD(P) transhydrogenase subunit alpha — MKLFTQDFDPTTEPRCAVTPDTARKLIALGLDVSLAADTGHASMHPDRQFTDAGASIAPDASAALAAADIVAAVDKPTPETIARLKPGSWFLGMIDPFNRRDLLQAFAAAQVKAVSLEMIPRTTLAQKMDVISSQANLAGYEAIIEAAKVSRKLLPMMMTPAGTISPARVFVIGVGVAGLQAIATAKRLGARVEAFDTRPVVEEQVKSLGAKFIKIDLGEMGQTDQGYAKELTPEQLEKQRQAQGDICARSDIVVTTAKLFGRPAPKLILPDVVARMQPGSVIVDLAAETGGNVSWTDNEAELKAAGDIVLTDNGVTILRYAKFENLVPTHASQVYATNIYNFIEHFWDKEAKTLKLNLDDEILKGCLMTNDGQIIHPKFQQA; from the coding sequence ATGAAATTGTTTACCCAGGATTTCGATCCCACCACCGAACCCCGTTGCGCCGTCACCCCCGACACCGCCCGTAAGCTGATCGCGCTCGGGCTGGACGTCAGCCTGGCGGCCGATACGGGCCACGCTTCCATGCACCCCGACCGGCAGTTTACCGACGCCGGTGCTTCCATTGCCCCCGATGCCTCCGCTGCGCTTGCCGCCGCCGACATCGTGGCTGCGGTGGACAAACCCACGCCCGAGACCATCGCCCGCCTCAAGCCCGGCTCGTGGTTCCTCGGCATGATCGACCCCTTCAACCGACGAGACCTCTTGCAAGCCTTCGCGGCGGCACAGGTCAAGGCCGTGAGCCTCGAGATGATCCCACGCACCACGCTGGCGCAAAAGATGGACGTGATCAGCTCGCAGGCCAACCTCGCCGGCTATGAAGCCATCATCGAGGCCGCCAAGGTCAGCCGCAAGCTCCTGCCGATGATGATGACCCCCGCCGGCACGATCTCGCCCGCCCGGGTCTTCGTCATCGGGGTAGGGGTGGCCGGCCTGCAGGCGATCGCCACCGCCAAGCGCCTCGGCGCGCGCGTGGAAGCCTTCGACACGCGCCCGGTGGTGGAAGAGCAGGTCAAGTCCCTCGGCGCCAAGTTCATCAAGATCGACCTTGGCGAGATGGGCCAGACGGATCAGGGCTACGCCAAGGAGTTGACGCCCGAGCAGCTCGAAAAGCAGCGGCAGGCTCAAGGCGACATCTGCGCCCGCAGCGACATCGTCGTCACCACCGCCAAGCTCTTCGGCCGCCCCGCGCCCAAGCTCATCCTGCCCGATGTGGTGGCCAGGATGCAGCCCGGCAGCGTCATCGTCGACCTCGCGGCGGAAACGGGCGGCAACGTCAGCTGGACCGACAACGAAGCCGAGCTGAAGGCGGCTGGCGACATCGTCTTGACGGACAACGGCGTGACGATTCTGCGTTACGCGAAGTTCGAAAACCTCGTGCCCACCCACGCCAGCCAGGTCTACGCGACCAATATCTACAACTTCATCGAGCACTTTTGGGACAAGGAGGCGAAGACCCTCAAGCTCAACCTCGACGACGAGATCCTCAAGGGCTGCCTGATGACGAACGACGGGCAGATCATCCATCCCAAATTCCAGCAAGCCTAA
- a CDS encoding NAD(P) transhydrogenase subunit alpha: MHDLLLLLFIFTLAAFLGFELIAKVPSQLHTPLMSGSNAISGITIVGAIVAILDNPVGSVAFLIGIGAMILAAVNVVGGYLVTDRMLGMFKKKDKPAPKA; encoded by the coding sequence ATGCACGACCTGCTCCTGCTACTCTTTATTTTTACCCTCGCGGCCTTCCTCGGCTTCGAGTTGATCGCCAAGGTGCCCAGCCAGTTGCACACCCCGCTGATGAGCGGCAGCAACGCCATCTCGGGCATCACCATTGTCGGCGCCATTGTGGCCATCCTCGACAACCCCGTCGGCAGCGTCGCCTTCCTCATCGGGATCGGCGCGATGATCCTCGCGGCGGTCAATGTCGTCGGCGGCTACCTCGTGACGGACCGCATGCTCGGCATGTTCAAGAAGAAGGACAAGCCGGCGCCCAAGGCGTAG